The Argiope bruennichi chromosome 9, qqArgBrue1.1, whole genome shotgun sequence genome contains a region encoding:
- the LOC129983944 gene encoding uncharacterized protein LOC129983944, with the protein MYRLALLTVALLIGYSAATNNGHVVKPAAATTYPRLPAPVYTYPPPPTPAELAAAYRLYTLKYGYAPAALPPAPISYAPVTYAAPLPPAYWPAYAPLPPPPAAAHAHHFIDQHFDYAHRHAHHHHHH; encoded by the exons ATGTACAGACTCGCT TTATTGACTGTTGCTCTACTGATCGGCTACTCCGCAGCCACCAACAATGGTCACGTGGTCAAACCAGCGGCGGCGACCACCTACCCTCGTCTACCAGCACCGGTCTACACTTATCCCCCTCCCCCCACTCCTGCCGAACTGGCCGCAGCTTACCGTCTCTACACCCTCAAGTATGGATATGCCCCTGCGGCCCTTCCACCAGCACCTATCAGCTATGCACCAGTGACCTATGCTGCACCTTTGCCACCTGCATACTGGCCAGCCTATGCACCACTTCCCCCACCCCCTGCTGCTGCACACGCCCACCACTTCATCGATCAGCACTTTGACTACGCCCACAGGCACGCCCATCACCATCATCATCACTGA
- the LOC129984758 gene encoding uncharacterized protein LOC129984758 gives MEETRPAPELLLAQLVLSAVLLFLVGHATYEGEYPIPEFKYEVHWGRPVFLEEGQRRGVEIREFRAAYTVLLLMAVSSAYFFTNLLLYATLKLMRDPMPLYKKTTLILTQDVIFCFLMFVCSIGAVSYPGERAVKNRETEILIASGISIFCCVSSGVGVYYSYKLYKGL, from the exons ATGGAGGAGACCCGACCTGCTCCAGAGCTTCTGCTGGCACAACTG GTACTGAGTGCTGTCCTGTTGTTCCTTGTGGGTCATGCCACATATGAAGGAGAATATCCTATCCCCGAATTCAAGTATGAGGTTCATTGGGGTCGTCCCGTTTTCCTAGAAGAAGGACAGAGGAGGGGCGTCGAGATTCGCGAATTCCGAGCTGCGTACACCGTGCTCTTGCTGATGGCAGTCAGTTCAGCTTACTTCTTCACTAACCTCCTGCTGTACGCCACGCTGAAGCTGATGAGGGATCCTATGCCTCTGTACAAGAAGACCACACTG ATCCTGACTCAGGATGTGATCTTCTGCTTCCTAATGTTCGTCTGTAGCATCGGCGCCGTGTCCTATCCTGGGGAAAGGGCAGTCAAGAACAGGGAGACTGAAATCCTCATCGCCTCA gGTATTTCAATTTTCTGTTGCGTGTCTTCCGGTGTGGGAGTTTACTATTCTTACAAACTTTACAAAGGCCTCTGA
- the LOC129984757 gene encoding uncharacterized protein LOC129984757 — protein MKKGRFIFFSDKVASHNREVRVTQRTLSTFLVLQMSIPTKIVHGLQMACCLCILVLLIHAGDRGSDYFAASPEVTFLLLIAVSHLLFSVCLLISEITSPSSTDIYETPLIYLKVPLFFILLMVAGVAAILEAKKLESREEKEIGVAGGIAVFAAFSSFFGCYTNVSGCRNVKMFSSAET, from the exons ATGAAAAAaggtcgttttatttttttttctg ATAAGGTGGCGAGTCATAACAGGGAAGTTCGTGTCACTCAAAGGACTTTGTCAACATTTCTCGTCCTACAGATGAGTATCCCGACGAAGATCGTCCATGGACTTCAGATG GCTTGTTGCCTGTGCATCCTGGTCTTGCTGATCCATGCAGGCGACCGAGGATCTGACTACTTCGCTGCTTCACCAGAAGTCACCTTCTTGCTCTTGATCGCCGTTTCCCACCTGTTGTTCAGTGTCTGTCTCCTGATTTCAGAAATCACTTCTCCCTCTTCCACTGACATCTATGAAACACCGTTG ATTTATCTGAAAGTTCCCCTATTCTTTATTCTTCTGATGGTGGCGGGCGTGGCAGCCATTTTAGAAGCTAAGAAACTCGAATCTcgggaagaaaaagaaattggagTCGCAGGA GGAATTGCTGTGTTCGCTGCCTTTTCATCCTTCTTCGGCTGTTACACCAACGTCAGCGGATGCAGAAACGTAAAGATGTTTTCATCAGCTGAGACATGA